A window from Gossypium raimondii isolate GPD5lz chromosome 7, ASM2569854v1, whole genome shotgun sequence encodes these proteins:
- the LOC105771241 gene encoding heterogeneous nuclear ribonucleoprotein 1: MGSRTGSDNDGASPGKIFIGGLAKDTTLETFTKYFEKYGEITNFVIMKDWHTGRPRGFGFLTFADPSVVDTVMQEDHVINGKQVSLSFDHFVF; this comes from the exons ATGGGTTCCAGAACAGGCAGTGATAACGACGGCGCTAGCCCTGG GAAAATATTTATCGGAGGCTTAGCTAAGGATACGACTCTCG AGACGTTCACcaagtattttgaaaaatatgggGAGATAACCAATTTTGTTATAATGAAAGATTGGCATACGGGTCGGCCCCGTGGTTTCGGGTTCCTTACCTTTGCGGATCCATCTGTTGTTGACACTGTTATGCAAGAGGACCATGTTATTAATGGCAAACAAGTGAGCTTAAGCTTTGACCATTTCGTGTTTTAA